The genomic segment GACGGTCTTCGCGTCCAAGCTGCGACCGCAACCTCCCATCGAGGTCGAACGCGAGCGTCTGGAACTCGACGACGGCGATTTTCTGGATTTATCGTGGTTGCCCGAGCGTGGACTGGCTGCCGATGCGCCGGTCGTGATTGTCCTGCACGGGCTGAACGGGTCGCTCGAATCCAAGTATGCGCGCGGTTTGATGCGGGCCGCCGATAGCCGGGGCGCACGTGCGGTTCTGCTGCATTTTCGGGGAGCGGCCGAACCCAATCGGCTGCCGCGCAGCTATCATTCAGGCGAGACCGGCGATCTGGCGACCGTTGTCGAACACGTGGCGCGGCGGTTTCCCAAAGCACCGCTGGCCGGTGTCGGTTATTCGCTGGGCGGCAACGTGCTGCTGAAATATCTGGGCGAGCAGGGGACACATTCACGGCTGACCTGCGCAACGGCCGTCTCGGTGCCCTACGATCTCAAGCGTTGTGCCGAAGCGATCCAGCAAGGGTGGTCGCGGATCTATCAGGCGCATCTGATCAACGGTCTGCGCAACGCATACGAAGCCAAGTTCCGTGTTCTGGAGGCGCCGTATCCGAGGCCGGACTTTCGCCAGTTACGCGACTTCCCGGCATTCGACAACGCCATCACGGCGCCGCTCAACGGCTTCCGCGATGCTGAGGATTACTACGCGCAGTCCAGCAGCGGCCCGTTTCTCAAGCACGTACGTACGCCGACGCTGATTCTTCATGCCCGGGATGATCCGTTCATGACACCCGAGATCATACCGGCGCCGGAAGATCTTTCACCGGCAATTCGCTTCGAGCTGTCCGACCATGGCGGACATGTGGGTTTCGTCGCGGGCGGGCGTTTCGGCGAACCGGTGTACTGGCTCGAACAGCGAATTCCGGCGTTTCTGGAACGCCATCTGCCTGCGTTCGCCCTCGATGGCGACCGGGGCACAGCGCAGGAGGCCGGCTGAACGCCCATCCCGCCCTCGCGGTGGTCGTGCCGAGCCTCGACGAAGCCGAGGCCCTGCCGGCATTGCTCGCCGACCTCGCAGCGCAACGGTCGTGCGACCTGCAGATCGTGATCGCAGACGGCGGCTCGCGCGATGCCACCACCGACATTGCACGCGCCGCCGGCGCCCAGGTCGTGGTGAGCGCACCGGGCCGCGGCCGCCAGATGAACCACGGCATGGCCGCCACCACCGCACCGTGGCTGTGCTTTCTGCATGCCGATTCGCGTTTGACCCACCCGTATCAGCTCGCCCACGCCTGCGCTCGGCTGGCCGAGACCGGCGTCGACTGCGCCGGGCATTTTCCGCTGCGTTTTGACGACACCCGAGCCGGCCGCTGGCTATATCGGTATATGGAAGCCAAGAGCGCCAGCGGTCGGCGGCGTACCATCAACGGCGATCAAGGGTTGATGATCAGCCGGTCGTTTTTCGAGCGTCTGGGTGGCTTCGACGAACGACAGCCTTTCCTCGAGGATCAGCGCATGGCCGCGGCGATCGATCGTCATGGACGCTGGCGATTGTTCGAGCATCGTCTGGCCACATCCGCCCGCCGTTTCGAAGCCGAGGGCCCGCGCGCGCGCTATCTTCTGATGGGCCTGATCATGGCCATGCACCTGGCAAGGGTCGATTCGTTCTTCGTACGGGCGCCGGGTGTCTATGCCCGTCAGGCCGATACACGCGCGTTGTCGCTGATGGCCTATTTTCGACTGTTGTATGCACTGATGCGGGCATGCGGGCCGGCGGCCAGCCTGCGCGCAGCCTGGCGTATCGCCGGTGTGGCGCTCGAGCAGAGTTGGCAGCCGTTTTTCGCGCTCGATACAGCGCTTCCGGCCGGGTGGCGGTCCCGCGGCGCGTTCACATGGCTGCACGACCGGCTTGTCCGCCCCTTGATCACACATTCACTTGGGCAGGCCGTGGTGATGGCGGGGCTGGTCTTCGTGATCTTCGGGCCGTTGCAGCTATGGTGTGCGCTGCGCGAAACCGCTAGGGTGGCGCGATGAAAAACGATGCTGGTGCCGACGTTTCGGCCAAGTCGCATATGGGCGACGACAACTTCTACCGTCGGGCACTCGAATCCACGTTGGGCATTCCGTTCACCGCCGGCAATACCGTCGAGCGACTGGTCAACGGCTGCCGCATCTTTCCGGCGATGATCGAAGCCGTCGAGAACGCGCGCGATTCGATCGATTTTCTGACGTTCATCTACTGGCAGGGCGAGATCGCCGAACGCTTCGGCCATGCGCTGGCCGAGCGTGCTCGACAGGGCGTACGGGTGCGCGTGCTGCTCGATGCCTTTGGCGCCCACAGCATGCCCCAGGACGTGATCGATCAGCTGCGCGACGCGGGTGCCGAAATCCAGTGGTTCCGGCCCACGGCGCGATGGCGTTTCTGGCAGGTCGACAATCGGACGCACCGCAAGATCCTTCTGGTCGACAACGCCATCGGCTTTACCGGGGGCGTGGGCATCGCCGCCGAATGGGACGGCGATGCACGCAACCCGCAGGAGTGGCGCGAAACGCATTTTCGTCTGACCGGTCCGGTCGTGGATGGGCTTCGGGGCGCATTCGTTTCCAACTGGGTAGAGGCGGGAGCGGGCAGCTTCGAGGATGACTGGAGTCTGCCCACGGGCCAGCCGAACGGCGATGCGCTGATTCAGGTGTTACGCACCTCGGCGGCCGTCAACTACAGCGATATCGCGACGCTGTTTCGGCTGGTCACCAGCATCGCCCGTCGGCGCCTGCGAGTGACTACCGGGTATTTCGTGCCGGATCAGCCGACCATCGATCTGCTGTGCGCGGCCGCCGGGCGCGGTGTCGATATCGAGATTCTGTTTCCTGGCCCGCATACCGACTCGCGCGTGGCTCGAATCGCCGGTGAGGATACGTTCGACCAGCTTCTGGCCGCCGGGGTAAAGCTTTTTCGCTACCAGCCGACCATGTTGCACGCCAAGATTCTGCTGCTGGACGACGACGTCGCGGTGATCGGCTCGGCGAACTTCAATCATCGGTCGATGGGCAAGGACGACGAAATCGCGTTGTCGCTGATTCACCCGCCGACGTTTGAAGCCCTGAGCTCGGATTTCGCAGATGATCGTGATCGCTGCCAGGCCGTGAATCCCAAGGACTGGCGCGAACGCGGCGTCTGGCAGCGGTTCAAGGAGCTGATCGGTCGGCTGCTCAGCCCGCAGGCCTAGCACGCGGCGCCTGCGTGCTTCGGGCCGTCACGAAGTGGCCAGCCAGAGCCCGGCCTACCGGGCCGGGCTGGCGATC from the Salinisphaera sp. T31B1 genome contains:
- a CDS encoding phospholipase D-like domain-containing protein, with the protein product MKNDAGADVSAKSHMGDDNFYRRALESTLGIPFTAGNTVERLVNGCRIFPAMIEAVENARDSIDFLTFIYWQGEIAERFGHALAERARQGVRVRVLLDAFGAHSMPQDVIDQLRDAGAEIQWFRPTARWRFWQVDNRTHRKILLVDNAIGFTGGVGIAAEWDGDARNPQEWRETHFRLTGPVVDGLRGAFVSNWVEAGAGSFEDDWSLPTGQPNGDALIQVLRTSAAVNYSDIATLFRLVTSIARRRLRVTTGYFVPDQPTIDLLCAAAGRGVDIEILFPGPHTDSRVARIAGEDTFDQLLAAGVKLFRYQPTMLHAKILLLDDDVAVIGSANFNHRSMGKDDEIALSLIHPPTFEALSSDFADDRDRCQAVNPKDWRERGVWQRFKELIGRLLSPQA
- a CDS encoding TIGR04283 family arsenosugar biosynthesis glycosyltransferase, which translates into the protein MVVPSLDEAEALPALLADLAAQRSCDLQIVIADGGSRDATTDIARAAGAQVVVSAPGRGRQMNHGMAATTAPWLCFLHADSRLTHPYQLAHACARLAETGVDCAGHFPLRFDDTRAGRWLYRYMEAKSASGRRRTINGDQGLMISRSFFERLGGFDERQPFLEDQRMAAAIDRHGRWRLFEHRLATSARRFEAEGPRARYLLMGLIMAMHLARVDSFFVRAPGVYARQADTRALSLMAYFRLLYALMRACGPAASLRAAWRIAGVALEQSWQPFFALDTALPAGWRSRGAFTWLHDRLVRPLITHSLGQAVVMAGLVFVIFGPLQLWCALRETARVAR
- a CDS encoding hydrolase, with product MLIASDFEPAFWLRNAHAQTVFASKLRPQPPIEVERERLELDDGDFLDLSWLPERGLAADAPVVIVLHGLNGSLESKYARGLMRAADSRGARAVLLHFRGAAEPNRLPRSYHSGETGDLATVVEHVARRFPKAPLAGVGYSLGGNVLLKYLGEQGTHSRLTCATAVSVPYDLKRCAEAIQQGWSRIYQAHLINGLRNAYEAKFRVLEAPYPRPDFRQLRDFPAFDNAITAPLNGFRDAEDYYAQSSSGPFLKHVRTPTLILHARDDPFMTPEIIPAPEDLSPAIRFELSDHGGHVGFVAGGRFGEPVYWLEQRIPAFLERHLPAFALDGDRGTAQEAG